In Phenylobacterium hankyongense, the sequence GTTGCCGCAGTCCTGGCCGTTCAGGGCCGGGGCGCCGGGCGCGCGGATCGAGATGTCGGGCAGGCCGTCGCGAACCCTCAGCACCCGACCGGGCGCGGCCGCGAGCACAGCGACCCCAGCCCGCTGGGCGGCCATGCTGAGCACCCGGATGTCGACGCCGTCGTGCTTGTCGTAGGTCCGGTGGCCGCAACGATAGTCCAGCACGCCGGGGCTCGGATCGCGGTCTACGTAGTTCTGCACCTCGCAGGTCCGGCCGATCTCGCAGGCGAGGGGAAACGCGAGTTTCGGCCCCTCCGGCGCGGCGCCAACCGCGGGCGCGCCGACGAACAACATGGCGCCGAACAGGGCGAGCGGTGCGAGGCGGCGCATCGGGCGGTCCTTTCTCCCAGGGGCAGGGACGCTCCCCCGGCGCTCGGACGAAAATGTGGCTAGCCGAACCTGATCCCGGTCAACGTCTCGAGGCGGGCCTGGTCGCGCGCGTAGAGGCCGCGCAGGAAGGCGCCGTCCTCGGGCGTCAGCTCGGAGCCATAGTCCATCTCCCGCCCGACGTGGGCGTCGCGCGGCGCCGGCGCCGGTCCCGGCGGCAGGCCCAGCAGCCGACGCGTGGCGCCGAGCGCCGGGGCCGGATCGCGCCGCAGGTCCTCCGAGCGCAGGATCAGCACCTGGTCGCGCGGGAACAGGCCGAACAGCCGCTCCACCTGCTCGCCGTAATAGCCCCGCTCCACGTAGGAGAATTCCCGGTGGAAGCCCCAGGGCTCGGCCGCGAACAGCCGCCGCCGGCCCTGGCGGATGCACCAGGCGAAGGGCTCGGTCTCCACGCCGCGGGCGTACTCCATGCGCCAGTGCGACCAGGCCCGTTCAACCGGATCGCGCAGCACCAGGATCAGCCGCATCGCCGGGTTGTAGGCGCGGATCCGCTCCAGGCAGTCCGGCCAGTAGGCGTAGATCGGCGTCGCCTCGCCGCACGGGCGCCCCGCCGGATCGTCGAAGTGAGCGTGATAGGCGCCGTAGTCCGGCCGCGACCAGTCCTGCGTCTCGTCGTCGAAGAAATGGACCTCCTTGGTCCGGGAGACGGCGATGTCGCGGTCCTGCGCCAGGTAGTCGAACAGCGCCGTGGTGCCGCCCTTCTGGACGCCGGCGACGATGAAGTTGACGAGCGGCGGTTGGGCCATGGCCCTGATTGTCGCGCCGGCGCTCCGGCTGCAAGCCCCCGCAGGGCTTTCGCGCTTCATCGCGCGCGAGGTCCGCGATAAGAGAGGCCTGGGTTTGCGGGCGCGATCTTGGCTTGCGGATCGCGGGGGCGGCCTGCAAGAGGCGAAGAATGAAGACGGTGATCCTGGCGGGCGGGCTCGGCACGCGCATTTCCGAAGAAAGCCACCTGAAGCCCAAGACGATGATCGAGATCGGCGGCCGGCCGATCCTTTGGCATATCCTGACGCTGTTCTCGCACTACGGCTTCAACGACTTCATCGTCTGCCTCGGCTACAAGGGCTACGTCATCAAGGAGTACTTCGCCAACTACGTGCTCCACAACGCCGACCTTACCGTGGACCTCGGCAAGGGCTCGGTGGAGTACCATACGACCAAGCACGAGCCCTGGCGGGTGACCCTGGTCGACACCGGCACGGAGACCATGACCGGCGGGCGGCTGAAACGGGTGGCGCCGTATCTGGACCCCGGCGAGCCGTTCTTTATGACCTATAGCGACGGCGTCGCCGACATCGATCTGCGCGCGCTCGCGGACTTCCATCGCCAGCACGGCAAGGCCGCGACGGTGACGGCGGTGGCGCCGCCCGGCCGGTTCGGCGCGCTGGAGATCCACGACGGCCGCGTCGAACGCTTCATGGAGAAGCCGCCGGGCGACAACGCCATGATCAACGGCGGCTTCTTCGTCCTGCAGCCCGAGGTGGTCGGCCGCATCGCCGGCGACGACACGGTGTTCGAGTCCGGCCCGCTAGAGGCGCTGGCGCACGACGGCCAGCTGATGGCCTACCGGCACGACCGCTTCTGGGCGCCCATGGACACGCTGCGCGACAAGAACACCCTGGAGGCGCTCTGGGCGTCCGGCCAGGCGCCGTGGCGGCGGTGAACCCGGAGTTCTGGCGGGGCCGCCGCGTCCTGCTCACCGGCCACACCGGCTTCAAGGGCTCCTGGGCGGCGATCTGGCTGTCGCGGATGGGCGCGGAGGTCACCGGCATCGCCCTGCCGCCGGACCAGACGCCGAGCCTGTTCCAGCTGGCCGGAGTGGGGCGGCGGATCACCTCGCGGTTCGTCGACCTGCGCAACGCCGACGCCGTTGCGGCGGACCTGAGGGCGGGCGCCTACGACCTGGTGCTGCATATGGCCGCCCAGCCGATCGTGCGCGCGGCCATCGAGGACCCGATCACCACCTATGAGACCAACGTCATGGGCACGGCCCACCTGCTGCAGGCGCTCCGCCAGCAGGCCGCGCTGAAGGCGGTCCTGGTGGTCACCTCCGACAAGGTCTACGCCAACGCCGAGACCGGGCGCAGCTTCGCCGAAGGCGACGCCCTGGGCGGCAAGGACCCCTACTCGGCGTCCAAGGCCGCAGCGGAGATCGTCACCGCCAGCTTCGCGCGCAGCTATTTCGACCCGGCCGGCGTGCCGGTGGCGACCGCCCGAGGCGGCAATGTGATCGGCGGCGGCGACTTTTCCCGCGACCGGCTGGTGGCCGATATCGTGCGGGCGGCGCAGGCCGGCGAGCCGGTCGTGCTGCGGCACCCGGAAGCGACCCGGCCGTGGCAGCACGTGCTGGACTGCCTGGCCGGCTATTTCACTCATCTGGAGGCTCTGGCGACCGATCCGGCCATGCCGCGGGCGCTCAACTTCGGCCCCAGGCCCGGAGGGCCCGTGGTGAGCGTCGGCGAACTCGCGACCCTCGGCGTCGAGGCGCTCGGCGCCCAGCCCTGGCGTCACGCGCCGGACCCGGCCTCCCTGGAGGCCAAGGCGCTCGCGGTGGACTCCAGCCAAGCCAAGCGCGCGCTCGGTTTCGAGAGCCGCCTGGACGCGCCGGAGGCCGTCGCCCTGACCATGGAGTGGTACCGGCGCCAGGCGGCCGGCGAAGATGCGCTCGCCTTGTGCCTGGAGCAGATCGAAGGCTACGAAGGCCGCCCATGACGCCTCCGCCCTGCCGGTTCTGCCGTAAGCCGCTCACCCACACCTTCGTCGACCTCGGCTGCCAGCCGCTGGCCAACAGCTATCTGACGCCCGCCCAGCTCGCGGCCGGGACCGAGCAGGCCTATCCGCTGCATGCCCGGGTCTGCGACAACTGCTTCCTGGTGCAGGTGGACGACGCCGTGCCGGCCGAGGCGATCTTCGACGAAGGCTACGCCTACTTCTCCTCCTACTCCCCGAGCTGGGTCGAGCACGCCCGCCGGTACGCCGTGGCGATGACGGAACGGTTCGGTCTCGGCCCGGACTCCCTGGTGGTCGAGGTGGCGAGCAACGACGGCTACCTGCTGCAGCATTTCCTGGCCGCCGACATCCCGGTGCTCGGCATCGAGCCGACGGCCAACACCGCCGAGGCGGCCCGCGCCCGCGGCGTGCGCACCGAGGTGATGTTCTTCAACGAGCAGACCGGCCGCGAGCTCGCCGCGCGGGGCCAGCGCGCCGACCTGATGGCGGCCAACAATGTGCTCGCCCACGTGCCCGACATCGGCGCGTTCGTGGCCGGGTTCCCGCACGTGCTGAAGGCGGAGGGGGTGCTCACCTTCGAGTTCCCGCACCTCCTGAACCTGATCGAGAAGGTGCAGTTCGACACCATCTATCACGAGCACTTCTCCTACCTCTCGCTGGTGGCGGTGGAGCAGGTGCTGGCCGCCAACGGGCTGCGACCGTTCGACGTCGAGCTCCTGCCCACCCACGGCGGATCGCTGCGGCTGTTCTGCGTGCATGTGGGCTCCGGGCATGAGGAGACCGAGGCGCTGCAGGCGCTGCGGGCGCGCGAGGCGGCGGCCGGGCTCGACCGGATCGAGACCTACGGCGGCTTCACGCCGCGGGTGGAGGCGGTGCGCGACAGCTTCCGCGGCTTCCTCGACAGCGCCAGAGCGCAGGGACAGCGGATCGCCGCCTACGGGGCGGCGGCCAAGGGCAACACCTTCCTCAACTACTGCGGCGCAAGCGCCGACGACATCGTCGCGGCCTTCGACGCCAATCCCGCCAAACAGGGCCGCTTCCTGCCCGGCAGCCACGTGCCGATCCTCGGGCCGGAGGCGGTGGCGGAGCTCAGGCCCGACTACGTCCTGATCCTGCCCTGGAACCTGAAGGACGAGATCATGGGCCAGCTGGCCTTCATCGGCGACTGGGGCGGGCGGTTCGTCACCGCCTCGCCGCAGACGCAAGTCCTCAGCTGATGCGGTTCACCGAGACCGAGATCGCCGGCGTGGTCGTGGTCGACATCGAGCCGCGCACCGACGCGCGCGGCGCCTTCGCCCGGCTCCACTGTCCAGAGGAATTCGCCGCGGCGGGCCACCCGTTCGCGCCGGTCCAGACCAGCCTCTCGCGCAATCCTGCGGCCGGGACGCTGCGGGGGCTGCACTACCAGCCGGCGCCGCATGCGGAGGTGAAGTTGGTGCGCTGCGTCCGTGGACGGATCTTCGACGTGGCCGTGGACCTGCGGCCGGCGAGCCCGACGCACCGCCGGTGGGCCGCCGCCGAGCTCAGCGCCGACAATGCGCGGGCCCTGCTGATCCCGGAGGGCGTCGCCCACGGCTTCCTGACCCTGGAGGCGGACACCGACGTCCTCTACCAGATCGCGCCGATGTTCGAGCCCGGCCACGAGGCCGGCGTCCGCTGGGACGATCCGGCGTTCGGGATCTCCTGGCCGCGGGCGCCGCAGGTGATCTCCGACCGCGACCAGGCCTTCCCGCTGTACGGGGCCTGACGATGGCGGCGATCCTGCTCACCGGCGCGAGTTCCTTCACCGGCCTGTGGATCGCCGAGGCCCTGAGCGCCCAGGGCCATGAAGTCGTCGCACCGCTGCGGCGCGCCCGCGACGCCGACGCCGGGCTGCGGGGGCTGCGGGTCGCCAGGCTGGCGCAGGCGGCCGACCTGGTCTTCGACGCCCCGCTCGGCTCGCCGGCCTTTCTGCGGCTCGTCAAGGGGCGGCGGTGGGATCTGCTGGCGCACCATGCCGCCGACATCCCCAACTATCGGAGTCCTGACTACGACCCTGTGGCCGGGCTGGTGCGGAACACCGAGGGTGCTGCGGCAACCATCAAGGCGTTCGCCAGGGCCGGCGGCGCGGCGGTGCTGGCCACCGGCACGGTCTTCGAGACCGGCGAGGGCGGCGACCCGCAGGCGCCGGCCGCGACGCCCTACGGCCTCTCCAAGGCGCTGACCAACGAGACCCTGCGCCACCTCGCCGGCTGGGCCGGTCTCGGGTTCGGCCGGTTCGTCATCCCGGCGCCGTTCGGCCCCTGGGAGGAGCGCGGCCTGGCCTGGTCCCTGTTCCAGGCCTGGGTCGAGGGGCGGACGGGGGAGGTGCGCACGCCGACTTACGTGCGCGACCACCTCGCCGCGCCGCTGCTGGCCGGAGCCTACGTCGAGGCCGTGGCGGAGCTTCTGGCCGGTCAGGACGGGCTGGTCGCCAGGCCCTCGGGCACCGTCGCCACGGTGGGCGCCTTCGCGCGCCAACTGGCCGAGGAGGTGCGGTCGCGGACCTCACTCGATTGCGCCCTCGTGGAGCACCCGCAGACCGCCTTCCCCGAGCCGCGGGCGCGGTTCAACAGCAGTCCCCGGAGCTTCGCCGGCGCGGCGGAAGCCGCCTTCTGGGACAACTACGTGGCCTTCTACCTCGACCTCCAGGCCCGCGGCCTGCTGCAGGGCGCGGCCTAGCGGGACGGCTCCACGGCGCCGGCCACGGCGTCGAAGAAGTCGGCGGCCCAGGCGTTGCTGTCGCCCAGGGGGCTGGCCCGCATGCGGTCGCGCAGGCTGCGGCGCAGCTGCCCGATGCGCGCCGGGTCGGCCGCCAGGGCCACGGCGGCGTCCTCGTAGGCCTGGACCGTGGTCGTGCAGAACTCTTCCAGCCCGAGGTTCATCAGCACCGAGTAGCTCAGCCGCTCGTAGAGCGCCTCGCCCACCAGGGTGATCACCGGGGCCCCCATCCACAGGGACTCGCAGGTCGTGGTGCCGCCGGTCTGGGGGAAGGTGTCCAGCGACATGTCGATCTGGTTGTAGAACGGCAGGTGGCGGCCGCGGATGGATTCGAACAGCAGGCGCTCCGGGGCCACCCCCTCGGCGGCGAAGGCGGCGGCCATGTTGGCGCGGAAAGTCGGCGAGCCGCACTCCGGCCGGATGAACATGAAGCGCGACCCCGGGGTGCGGGCGACGATCCGCGCCCAGGCGGCCAGCATCTCCCGACCGTACTTGTACGGATTGTTCGCCGTGCCGAAGGTGACGAAGCCGTTGCGTTCGACCGGCGCGATCGGCTCGACCGCGGGCTCGGGGCGGAAGGCCTCCCGCGCCAGGCTGTACCAGCAGTGCGGCAGCATCAGCGGCTTCTCGATCAACAGCTCCGGCGCCGCCGGGGTCATGTACGGATCGAGGATCAGGTAGTCGATCGTCGAGGGCCCGGCGGAGTGGGCGTAGCCCAGCCAGCTCGCCGCGATCGGGGCGGGCTTGTAGGACATGACGTTGAGCTTGTTCATGTGGGTCGAGCCGCCGAGCTCGATCAGGATGTCGAGGTCGTCGTCGGCGATCATCTGGGCCGCGTCATGGTCGCCGATGGCCGGACGCCAGCGGAAGGCGTCGACGAGGGACTCGATATGCCGCTGCATCGGGTCGGCTTCGCCGCGGTTGAACGAGTAGCAATAGACCTCGAACCGTGACCGGTCGTAGGCCTCGACCAGCGGCAGGGCGAAGTAGCCCACCGGATGCGAGCGCAGGTCCGACGACATGAATCCGATCCGCAGCTTCGCCCGTGGCGTCCGCGCCGGCGGCCGGGTGATCGGTCGCAGCGCCGCGTCGGCCTCGGCGCCGCGGCCCCAGATCCGGTGCAGCTCCACCAGCTCCCGCCGGTCCTCGGGGGAGCGGACCCGCGGCGGCTGGTTCATCAGCGCGGCGTGCATGCCGGCTTCCGCCCAGCGCCGGCCCAAGGTCAGCGCCCGTCCGAGGCGATCCAGCTCGTCGTAGGCGCCCACCCGCAGGAAGATCTCGCTGGCCACCTTCTCGTGGCGCGGCGTCAGGGCGCCGTTGCCGATCAGCCGCCGGACGACCTGGTACGACTCCTCGATGTGCGCCGCCTCGTCGTCGTAGCGCGAGCGCTGCAGGCTTTCGGCGAGGGCGAAGACGTAGTCGCGGTTGGCCGGCTCCAGCTCCACCGCACGACGCAGGTGCTGGTTCGCGCGGCGCCGGTCGGCGTCGGCGAAGGCCGCGCCCAGTTGGCGATGGATCCAGCCTTCGCCCTCGTGGGCGGGCAACTGGCTCAGCAGATAGTCCTCGGCCTCCTGGTTGCGGCCTTCGCGCCGCAGCAGGATCGCCACCCCCTCGATGAGCCGTGCGTCGTTGGGGTGCGCCTGCCGGGCTCGTGACAGCACCTCGTTCGCCTCGTCGTGGCGGTGGAGGTCGCTGAGCGTTCCGCTCAGGTCGAGCCAGGCGTTGATGGCGTTGCGGTCGAGCATCACCGCCTGCCGGAACCGCGCCAGGGCGGCGTCGGAACGGCCCTGCTTCAGCAAGGCCCGCCCCAGCAGCCGCTGGTATTCCGCATTCTTGGGCTCGAGGCGGAGAAGCTTGGTCAGCAGGCCCTCGGCGGCCGCGCCGTCCTCCCGGTCGAGGTGGGTGTTGGCGAGGTTCGAGAGCGCCGCGGTGCTCTTCGGCTGCAGCCGCAGCGCGGTGGTCAGGGCGGCCACCGCCTCGTCGAGGCGGCCCAGCCGCCGCAAGGCGACGCCGCGGGTGTTCCACAGGTCGAGGCTGCGCGGATAGAGCGCCACGCCCTTGGCGGTCCAGGCCTCGACATCGACGAAACGGCCGGCGCGGTGAAGCTGGACGGCGAGGCCCGCGTAGATGGCCAGGGGTTGCTGCGGGTTGCTTTCGAGCAGCGCCACCAGGTGGCCGATGCCCTCCTGCGTACGTCCCGCCTGCAGCGCCTGCTGCGCCGCCGCCAATCGTTCGTCCATCACGCTTCCGGATCTACGGGCCCCAGCGCTCATTAGAGAGCGGCGGCGGCGCTGACCAGCGGAAGGAGCGCCTAGGGCCGCGAGGCGGGCCCCTCCGCGCCGGGCATGTCGCCTTTCTCGAAGCGCCACTTCAGGACCAGGATGGTCGCCGACATCAGGAGGCAGACCACGTTCGACCCGATCACCGGCCAGCTCTGGATGAGCACGCCGTAGGCGATCCACAGGCTGAAGCCGGTCACCGTCACCACGTACATCCGCAGCGAGACCGAGGAGGCGTCGCGCTCGCGCCAGATCTTCACGATCTGCGGCCCGAAGCTGGTCATCGAGCAGAGCGCCGCGCCCGTGCCGACGATGTTGGCGAGGAGGGACAAGGGTTCAGCCGGCCTGCGCCATCCCGCCCCAGCGGTCCTGGAAGGCCGGCGACAGCGTCAGGCCCAGCGGCGGGGGTCCGGGCGCCTGGCCGTCCCGCAGGCAGGCCTGCAGGAAGATCAGCGCCATCTTCACCGCGTGCTCGGAGTAGGGCTTGCCGATCACCCCGCAGGCGCCGGCGAAGTCGGCCGGCAGGCGCTTGACGTTGGCGGTCATGAACAGGACAACCGCGCCGCAATCCTGGGCGATCCGGCGGGCCACCTCCACGCCGGTCGGGCCATCGCGCAGGTGGACGTCGACCAGGGCGAGGTCGGGCGTCAGCGAGCGGGCCAGCTCGACCGCCTCCTCGGAAGTCATGGCATGGCCCACCTCCCGGCACCCGCTCTCGCGCACCAGGAAGCCCAGCTCGAAGGCGAGGAGCACCTCGTCTTCCACGATCAGGACGTCGAGGGGGGCGGCGGCGGTCATGTCAGGCGGGGGTGCTCACAGGCACCGTAACGACCACCTTCACGCCCGGTTGCGTGTCGGTGATCTCCAGTCGCCCCCGCAGCTGTTGCGACAGCAGCTGCACGATGGTCGTCCCGAAGCCGGCCGGTCGCCCGGTCGCCCGGCCGACGCCGTCGTCCGCGATGGTCATGAGGAACCGGTCCTCCACCTGCCGGGTGGTGACGTCGATGCGGCCCTCCCGGCCGGCGGGGAAGGCGTGCTTGAGGGCGTTGCAGATCAGCTCGTTCGCCACCAGGGCCAGCGGCGCGGCCTGGGCGGCCGGCACCGCCACATGCTCCAGGTCCAGCCGGATCCGGATGTCGTCACGGCCGGCCGAGGCGGCCAGGTCGGAGGTGAGGTCGCGCAGGAACTCCGCCACGTCGAAGCGCTCCAGGTCGTCGCTCTGGAACAGCCGGCGGTGGACGGTGGCCACCGCGCTCACCCGTTCCAGCATGCTGCGCAGCGCCAGCCGGGTGCGCTCGTCCTCGGTGCGACGGCTCTGCAGGAGCAGCAGGGAGGAGATCAGCTGGAGGTTGTTCTTCACCCGGTGGTCCACCTCGTGGAGCAAGGTGGTCTTCTGTTCGAGCGCGCGTTCCAGCTCGCGCGTGCGGGTGTCGATGTCGGTGCGAAGCCCCTCGCTGGAGCGGATCAGCGACAGCTCCGCGGTCTTTTTGTCGCTGACATCGGACTGTGAGCCGAAGAAGTAGATGATGCCGCCGGCCTCGTCGGCGACCGGGCTCACGTACAGGCGGTTCCAGAAAGTCGAGCCGTCCTTGCGGTAGTTCAGCAGCTCGACGCTGATCTCCTCGCCGGCGCCGATCGCCTGGCGCAGGCGGGCGACCTGCTCGGGGTCCGTCAGGGGTCCTTGCAGGAAGCGGCAGTTGCGCCCGATCACCTCGTCGCGCCGGTAGCCCGTCAACGCCAGGAAGGCGTCGTTGGCGAAGATGATCGGCTGGTCGATGACCTTGGCGTCGGCGATGACGACGGGCATCCGCGCGCCGCGCATCACCGTCCCGAAGGGATCCCTGACTTCGTCCATTGGCTGAACCGGTGCTCCCAAATCCGGACGATCAACAACGGCAACGGCCAAGGTTTGTTCCGGTCAGACGATCTCCCAGCCGTCCGCTGTCATGTCCGTGACACACCCGTGAGGATGCTGGAGAATCCTTCCACGGAGATTCGCCGTGTCGCTTCCGCCGCCCCCGCCGCTGGCGTCCCACGCGCCGCACGCCCCGCCCTGGCCGATCCTGGCCGTGGGCGCGACGGCGCTCGTGGTCCTGGCCGCGCTGACGGCCCTGCATCGTCTCGACCCGATAGCGGCCGGGCCGGCCGCGCTGGTGGTCGCCGTGGCGACCGCACTGGCGGTGGTTGCGGCCAACCGCTTCGCGCAGGCGCGCTTCCTGGAGCTTTCCCACGCGGCCACCGAGCGGGCCGGCGAGCCGCCGCCGTTCGCCAGCCTGATCAACGCCCTGCCGGACCCGATCCTGGTGATCTCCGCCGCCGAGCCGGAGGACATCACCAGCCTGCGCTACATCTTCGCCAACAGCGCGGCGCGCAACCTGCTGCGCATCGACAGCGGCGAGGGGCTGCTGGTGGGCGTGATCCGCGACCCGGCGGTGCTGGAGGCGGTGGACACGGCGCTGTTCGCCGCCCTCGACGCCGAGACCGTCTACGAGACCACCGGCGCCCAGCCGCTGACCCTGCGCGCCCACGCCCGCCCGCTGGGCCTGGCCCTGGACGGCCGCCGCCTGGCGCTGCTGGTGTTCCGCGACGAGACCGAGGTGCGGCGCGTGGAACGCACCCGCGCCGATTTCCTGGCCAACGCCAGCCATGAGCTGCGCACGCCGCTGGCCTCCCTGGCCGGGTTCATCGAGACCCTGCGCGGCCACGCCCGCGACGACGCCGGCGCCCGCGAGCGCTTCCTGGCGATCATGCAGGCGCAGGCGGAGCGGATGTCGCGGCTGATCGCCGACCTGATGTCGCTGTCGCGGATCGAGCTCAACGAGCACATCGCGCCGTCCGACGAGCTGGACCTGGCCCTGTGCGTCACCGACGTGCTGGACGCCCTGGCGCCGATCGCCCGCGAACGCAGCGTGGCGCTGGTCCCGACCCTGCCGGCGCGGGGCGTCGCGCGGGTGGCCGGCGACCGCGACCAGATCCTGCAGGTGGTGCAGAACCTGGTCGACAACGCCATGAAGTACTCCGTGGCCGGCGGCTCCGTGAGCGTCGCCGTCGAGGTCGGGGCCACGGCCGAGGCAGCCGCCGCTGGCCTGCGGAGCGACAGCGCCCGGCTGTCGCTGCTCACCCCGGACCACCCCGGCGGCGCCTACGCCGTCCTGCGGGTCAGCGACCAGGGCGCGGGGATCGCGCGCGAACACCTGCCCCGGCTGACCGAACGCTTCTATCGGGTGGAGGGCCAGAAGAGCGGCGAGCGCTCCGGCACCGGCCTGGGCCTGGCGATCGTCAAGCACATCGCCAACCGCCATCGCGGCGGGCTGGCGGTGGAAAGCGCGCCCGGCCAGGGGACCACCTTCACCGCCTATTTCCCGCTGCTGCCGGCCGCCGCCGCGGCCGCGCCGGCCCGTGTCGCGAAAGCGTCATGAGATTGTTGCATAGGACCAGCCATCGGCGGGCAAGGTCCACCGTAGGCCGGCGGGCCCGGGACGACGGTCCCGGACGACCGGCCTGGGCAGGCGAGGCGCTCCCATGAACGAACACATCGTCAAGTCCTACGAGGACGAGCTCAACACGCTCACGGCCGAATGCACGCGGATGGGCGGGCTCACCGAGGCGCAGATCGCCGACGCGCTCGCCGCCGTGGTCAAGCGCAACCACGACCTCGCCGCCGCCGTGGTCGGCCGCGACGACCGGCTGGACGAATCGGAACGCGAGATCGAGCGCCGGGCGATCCGGCTGATCGCGCTGCGCCAGCCGATGGCCAGCGACCTGCGCCGCACCGTCGCCGCCATGAAGATCGCCAACAACCTCGAGCGCTGCGGGGACCTGGCCAAGAACATCGCCAAGCGC encodes:
- a CDS encoding sensor histidine kinase yields the protein MSLPPPPPLASHAPHAPPWPILAVGATALVVLAALTALHRLDPIAAGPAALVVAVATALAVVAANRFAQARFLELSHAATERAGEPPPFASLINALPDPILVISAAEPEDITSLRYIFANSAARNLLRIDSGEGLLVGVIRDPAVLEAVDTALFAALDAETVYETTGAQPLTLRAHARPLGLALDGRRLALLVFRDETEVRRVERTRADFLANASHELRTPLASLAGFIETLRGHARDDAGARERFLAIMQAQAERMSRLIADLMSLSRIELNEHIAPSDELDLALCVTDVLDALAPIARERSVALVPTLPARGVARVAGDRDQILQVVQNLVDNAMKYSVAGGSVSVAVEVGATAEAAAAGLRSDSARLSLLTPDHPGGAYAVLRVSDQGAGIAREHLPRLTERFYRVEGQKSGERSGTGLGLAIVKHIANRHRGGLAVESAPGQGTTFTAYFPLLPAAAAAAPARVAKAS